From the genome of Scytonema hofmannii PCC 7110, one region includes:
- a CDS encoding DUF1822 family protein, with amino-acid sequence MAGITDEMFERTVVLPITKEAHYIACQLADVQLTPQKAEQVRLNTLAVTVVNNYLQMMDIPTDVSASYSRKPFMLMFNDVADLVIPEAGRLECRPVKANAETCYFPLEVWNDRIGYIAVQMDEALKEAALVGFTPKVETEELLLEQFQPLQDFLQYINQLLQGVVALSSVDAVQLTNLSQWLQDIFEPGWQTLHSLMKTSQANLAYGGAWRSTKDSATSNEDTQSNTVKRVKVINLNTPQGNYSVVLEVSITPDYKSVPIQKEQETNICLRIKPAVRQTFLPLGLEMMILDDKGDVFDRVQAAREFDYIQLQIGGHPEERFSVRVALDDTNVTEDFII; translated from the coding sequence ATGGCTGGAATTACGGATGAAATGTTTGAACGTACTGTCGTGTTACCTATAACTAAGGAAGCACATTATATTGCCTGTCAGTTGGCAGATGTTCAGCTAACGCCGCAAAAAGCAGAACAGGTGCGGTTGAATACTTTAGCGGTGACGGTAGTCAATAACTACTTGCAGATGATGGATATTCCTACGGATGTTTCAGCTAGTTACAGCCGCAAACCTTTTATGCTTATGTTTAATGACGTAGCAGATTTGGTTATTCCAGAAGCAGGGCGTTTGGAATGCCGTCCGGTAAAGGCAAATGCGGAAACTTGTTATTTTCCGTTGGAAGTTTGGAATGACAGGATTGGTTATATTGCGGTGCAGATGGATGAAGCTTTGAAAGAAGCAGCGCTGGTAGGTTTTACGCCAAAGGTAGAAACTGAGGAGTTACTGCTTGAGCAATTTCAGCCATTACAAGATTTTCTTCAGTACATCAACCAACTTTTACAAGGAGTGGTTGCGTTGTCATCGGTAGATGCTGTTCAACTAACGAATCTCAGCCAATGGTTACAGGATATTTTTGAGCCTGGTTGGCAAACACTTCATTCGCTGATGAAAACATCACAAGCAAATCTAGCTTATGGGGGTGCGTGGAGAAGTACAAAAGATAGTGCTACATCCAATGAAGATACACAATCAAATACTGTCAAACGTGTCAAGGTTATCAATTTAAATACTCCGCAGGGAAATTACTCGGTTGTTTTAGAAGTTTCGATTACACCAGATTACAAATCTGTACCGATACAGAAAGAACAAGAAACAAATATTTGCTTACGAATCAAACCTGCTGTGCGCCAAACTTTTTTGCCTCTGGGGTTGGAAATGATGATTTTAGATGATAAAGGAGATGTTTTTGATCGAGTTCAAGCTGCGCGTGAATTTGATTATATCCAGCTACAAATAGGTGGTCATCCCGAAGAACGATTTAGCGTTCGGGTTGCACTTGATGATACCAATGTTACTGAGGATTTTATTATCTAA
- a CDS encoding CHAT domain-containing protein — protein MRKLVVFEIGEGDFERGFPLTLQIGEEGKNSSMAIPGKLPPNPDVLKNFELWRSAYLDLENLYRLSKKQEQPSSGSFLNDCNRAANILRNSFNDWLNSDALRSIREKFIQNVKASDEMRVLVKTDDLQIQRLPWSLWTLFESYPKAEVAVIPCAYESVGTTSVKPKVRILAILGDSTGIDTQADASSLKEQLPDAEIEFSPEPSRQELTEHLWSEKGWHILFFAGHSSSEINGKNGWIKINENDNLTIKDLKQSLKKAVDNGLKLAIFNSCDGLGLARSLTELCIPHIIVMREPVPDKVAQTFLKYFLEAFYRGESLYAAEKEARGKLEGLENEFPCATWLPVIYQNSQEAPPSLKDWLEDGIQNQRRRLKLRNVFATSLVVASMVLGARWLGMLQPMELGAYDQLMRLRAIVEEPKPDNKLLVVAVNQEDRDLLNQSPDDTGRGARTLSDLNLEIKHLY, from the coding sequence GTGAGGAAATTAGTTGTATTTGAGATTGGAGAAGGAGACTTTGAGCGCGGGTTTCCGTTGACTTTGCAGATTGGAGAAGAGGGGAAAAACTCTTCGATGGCAATCCCAGGGAAGCTACCACCAAACCCTGATGTCCTTAAAAATTTTGAGTTGTGGCGGTCTGCTTATCTCGATTTAGAGAACTTATACCGTCTGTCAAAAAAACAAGAACAGCCCTCCAGTGGTTCTTTTCTCAATGATTGTAACCGCGCAGCTAATATATTAAGAAATAGCTTCAACGATTGGCTAAATTCTGATGCCCTACGGTCAATTAGGGAAAAATTTATCCAAAATGTTAAAGCATCAGATGAGATGCGGGTACTGGTGAAAACGGATGACTTACAAATACAACGTTTACCTTGGTCTCTTTGGACTTTATTTGAATCCTATCCAAAAGCGGAAGTTGCAGTAATTCCTTGTGCTTATGAATCTGTAGGCACAACATCTGTCAAGCCAAAGGTGAGAATTTTAGCAATTTTGGGTGATAGTACAGGCATTGATACGCAAGCTGATGCTAGTTCCTTAAAAGAGCAGCTACCCGATGCAGAGATTGAATTTTCCCCTGAACCAAGCCGTCAAGAATTAACTGAGCATTTATGGTCAGAAAAAGGTTGGCATATCTTATTTTTTGCTGGGCATAGTTCGAGTGAAATTAATGGTAAAAATGGCTGGATAAAGATTAATGAAAATGATAATTTAACAATTAAAGACTTAAAGCAGTCGTTAAAGAAAGCTGTTGATAATGGTTTAAAGTTAGCAATATTTAATTCTTGCGATGGGTTAGGTTTGGCACGTTCCTTAACAGAGTTATGTATTCCCCACATTATCGTGATGCGAGAACCTGTTCCCGATAAAGTTGCACAAACGTTTTTAAAATACTTTTTAGAAGCTTTTTACAGGGGCGAATCTTTATATGCTGCGGAGAAAGAAGCACGGGGAAAATTGGAAGGGTTAGAAAATGAATTTCCTTGCGCGACTTGGCTGCCAGTTATTTACCAAAATTCTCAAGAAGCACCACCAAGTTTGAAAGATTGGCTAGAAGATGGGATCCAAAATCAGCGCCGTCGCTTGAAACTGCGTAATGTGTTTGCTACAAGTTTGGTAGTTGCGAGTATGGTGCTTGGTGCTAGGTGGCTGGGGATGTTACAGCCTATGGAACTGGGTGCTTATGACCAATTAATGCGGTTACGAGCAATAGTTGAAGAACCAAAGCCAGATAATAAGTTATTAGTTGTTGCTGTAAACCAAGAAGACCGTGATTTACTTAATCAAAGTCCAGATGATACAGGGCGAGGAGCAAGAACTTTATCTGACCTAAATCTGGAAATAAAGCATTTATATTGA